The Hyphomicrobium sp. MC1 genome window below encodes:
- a CDS encoding peroxiredoxin has protein sequence MLIRFLGYLLISLAAVTTPALAQLKPGDKAPMFKAQASLGGKQFTFSLPEALKKGPVVVYFYPKAFTSGCTEEAHDFAEAMGQFHALGASVIGISNDDIATLNKFSTSECRSKFPVAADSGQRIMTAYDSVMMGFMPYASRTSYVVTPDGRISYEYTALDPSQHVKNTLAAVKAWKTKHHS, from the coding sequence ATGCTGATCCGTTTCCTGGGATACCTGCTGATTTCGCTGGCGGCAGTCACGACGCCGGCGCTGGCGCAGCTCAAGCCCGGTGACAAGGCGCCTATGTTCAAGGCGCAGGCGTCACTCGGAGGCAAGCAGTTCACGTTCTCCCTGCCTGAGGCGCTCAAGAAAGGGCCCGTCGTCGTCTATTTCTATCCGAAGGCTTTCACGTCGGGCTGCACCGAGGAGGCGCACGATTTCGCTGAGGCGATGGGGCAGTTCCATGCTTTGGGAGCTTCGGTGATCGGGATCAGCAACGACGACATCGCGACGCTCAACAAGTTTTCGACGTCGGAGTGCCGCAGCAAATTTCCGGTGGCGGCCGACAGTGGCCAGCGGATCATGACAGCTTACGACTCGGTGATGATGGGCTTCATGCCTTATGCCAGCCGCACGTCTTATGTCGTGACGCCGGACGGGCGGATTTCCTACGAGTACACGGCGCTAGATCCGTCGCAGCACGTGAAGAATACGTTGGCGGCGGTCAAAGCCTGGAAGACGAAGCACCACAGCTAA
- the cysQ gene encoding 3'(2'),5'-bisphosphate nucleotidase CysQ: MLDTLERIAIEAGTLIAKIRQGGANVMTKSDGSPVTDADQAAEDLIVRALQRVAPDIPIIAEESAASCVADHSTSRALFFVDPLDGTKEFIRGRPDYTVNICLVENRKPKLGVVFAPARGELFSSDGLASYRSAILQDASIGERSQIRASCGDGRLTAVASASHGNVETEDFLQKLPVDRKVSVGSSLKFCLVAMADAHIYPRFGRTMQWDTAAGDAVLRGAGGCTLTSDGRELEYGVPCAADGSYDNPHFISYGGDAETLRTLLQNCSGVIDA, translated from the coding sequence ATGCTTGATACGCTCGAACGCATTGCCATCGAGGCCGGCACACTCATTGCCAAAATTCGGCAAGGTGGCGCCAACGTTATGACCAAGTCCGACGGCAGTCCGGTGACGGATGCCGATCAGGCGGCGGAAGATCTGATCGTGCGCGCGCTGCAGAGGGTCGCGCCGGATATTCCGATCATCGCGGAAGAATCTGCCGCTTCTTGCGTTGCAGATCATTCAACAAGCCGCGCGCTGTTTTTTGTCGATCCGCTCGATGGGACAAAAGAGTTCATTCGTGGCAGGCCGGATTATACGGTCAACATCTGCCTCGTCGAAAACCGGAAGCCGAAACTCGGCGTCGTCTTCGCGCCGGCGCGTGGCGAGTTGTTTAGCAGTGACGGCTTGGCATCTTACCGGTCCGCAATTTTGCAAGATGCTTCGATTGGTGAGCGCTCGCAAATTCGCGCGTCATGTGGAGATGGCCGCCTAACCGCCGTCGCGAGTGCTTCGCACGGAAATGTGGAAACGGAAGATTTTCTGCAGAAGCTCCCGGTCGATCGCAAGGTCTCGGTTGGCTCGTCTTTGAAGTTCTGTCTCGTGGCGATGGCGGACGCTCATATCTATCCGCGTTTCGGTCGGACGATGCAGTGGGACACCGCGGCGGGGGATGCGGTCTTGCGCGGTGCCGGTGGCTGCACGCTGACGTCGGACGGCAGAGAACTCGAATACGGCGTGCCGTGCGCGGCAGACGGGTCTTACGACAATCCGCATTTCATCTCGTACGGCGGCGATGCGGAGACCCTGCGGACGCTGCTGCAGAATTGCAGCGGCGTGATCGACGCGTAG
- a CDS encoding GFA family protein — protein sequence MSETKKWTGGCHCGRVRFEAELALEGLKICNCSFCQKRGAIMGFVPESAFSLLSDKDAQAEYQFNKKVIHHTFCPGCGIGSYSYGTTPGGATMVAVNVRCLDGIDAASLKPTLYDGKSL from the coding sequence ATGTCGGAAACGAAGAAGTGGACCGGAGGTTGCCACTGCGGCCGCGTCCGTTTTGAGGCGGAGCTGGCCCTCGAAGGCCTGAAAATCTGCAATTGCTCCTTCTGCCAGAAGCGCGGCGCCATCATGGGCTTCGTGCCGGAGAGCGCTTTTTCCCTCTTATCGGACAAAGACGCACAGGCTGAGTACCAGTTCAACAAGAAGGTGATCCACCACACCTTCTGCCCGGGATGCGGCATCGGCTCCTACTCCTACGGCACCACACCGGGCGGCGCGACGATGGTCGCCGTCAACGTCCGCTGCCTTGACGGGATCGACGCGGCGTCCCTGAAACCGACGCTGTATGACGGCAAGAGCCTCTGA
- a CDS encoding SDR family oxidoreductase yields the protein MATQAKSKPQRTAQQGRDIQDEVDLLDAKEAGQEKKKKSKPVMQAGAREYPSHFPAQHQEKSGDEAALQLAPMYDAPGYQGSAKLKDRVALITGGDSGIGRAVAVLFAREGADVAICYLESRNDALDTKEAVEKEGRRCLLIEGDVSDSKFCEDAVAQTVKTLGKLDVLVNNAAFQEHTSDILDLSDEHFDRTLKTNLYGYFYMARAAVPHMAPGSAIIMTGSVTGIEGSKELLDYSMTKGGIHAFTRSLSSQLIERGIRVNAIAPGPVWTPLNPADRPAEDVAKFGTSAAMGRAAQPEEIAPAFVFMAAPCCSSYITGEILPVIGGYGA from the coding sequence ATGGCAACGCAAGCAAAATCAAAACCTCAGCGCACGGCGCAACAAGGCCGCGACATTCAGGATGAGGTCGATCTCCTGGATGCCAAGGAGGCCGGGCAGGAGAAAAAGAAAAAATCAAAGCCGGTCATGCAGGCGGGGGCGCGCGAATACCCTTCGCATTTTCCGGCGCAGCATCAGGAAAAGTCCGGCGATGAAGCCGCGCTTCAACTTGCGCCGATGTATGATGCGCCGGGATATCAAGGTTCGGCGAAGCTCAAGGATCGCGTCGCGTTAATCACCGGCGGGGATTCCGGCATCGGCCGGGCTGTCGCCGTGCTGTTCGCGCGGGAAGGCGCCGATGTCGCGATCTGTTACCTGGAATCGCGCAACGATGCGCTCGACACGAAGGAAGCCGTCGAAAAGGAAGGACGACGCTGCCTACTGATCGAAGGCGATGTGTCGGATTCCAAATTTTGCGAAGATGCCGTCGCGCAAACGGTGAAGACGCTCGGCAAGCTCGACGTGCTCGTGAACAACGCGGCTTTCCAAGAGCACACGTCGGATATTCTCGACCTCAGCGACGAGCATTTCGATCGGACACTGAAGACAAATCTCTACGGCTATTTCTACATGGCGCGGGCTGCCGTTCCACATATGGCGCCAGGCTCCGCGATCATCATGACGGGATCGGTTACCGGCATCGAAGGCAGCAAAGAACTGCTGGATTATTCGATGACCAAGGGCGGCATTCATGCGTTTACGCGTTCGCTGTCGTCTCAACTCATAGAGCGCGGCATTCGCGTCAACGCCATCGCGCCGGGGCCGGTGTGGACGCCGCTCAACCCTGCCGATCGTCCGGCCGAGGATGTTGCCAAGTTCGGAACATCGGCGGCGATGGGGCGCGCGGCACAACCGGAAGAGATCGCGCCCGCGTTCGTATTCATGGCAGCGCCCTGCTGCTCAAGCTACATCACGGGCGAGATACTTCCCGTCATCGGCGGTTATGGCGCTTAA
- the queC gene encoding 7-cyano-7-deazaguanine synthase QueC, translating to MTTPETSALVLFSGGQDSTVCLAWALAHYDRVETIGFKYGQRHSVELAQRHVVRDKLAKLGKVGGRLGPDAVLDLPALQSISDTALTRETEITFAATGLPTTFVPGRNLLFLTYAAALAYRRGITTLVGGMCETDFSGYPDCRNETIQTLAQAISLGLATPMTIETPLMFIDKAGTWAMASELGGDDLIKIIIEDTHTCYMGDRTNRHDWGYGCGICPACELRAKGWIEWQSQQT from the coding sequence ATGACGACACCTGAAACATCCGCGCTCGTATTGTTCTCCGGCGGCCAGGATTCAACCGTCTGCCTCGCCTGGGCGCTTGCGCATTACGACCGCGTCGAAACGATTGGGTTCAAATACGGCCAGCGCCACAGCGTCGAGCTTGCCCAACGCCACGTCGTTCGCGACAAGCTCGCGAAGTTGGGAAAGGTGGGCGGGCGGCTCGGGCCTGACGCGGTGCTTGATCTTCCTGCCCTACAGAGCATCAGTGACACGGCGTTGACACGCGAAACCGAGATCACGTTCGCGGCGACGGGCCTGCCGACGACGTTCGTGCCGGGGCGCAATCTCTTGTTCCTCACCTACGCTGCAGCACTGGCCTACCGGCGCGGCATCACCACCCTCGTCGGCGGCATGTGCGAAACCGATTTCTCCGGTTATCCCGACTGCCGCAACGAAACGATCCAGACGCTCGCGCAGGCGATCTCGCTCGGCCTTGCAACGCCGATGACCATCGAAACGCCGCTGATGTTCATCGACAAGGCCGGAACTTGGGCGATGGCGTCCGAACTCGGCGGCGACGATCTCATCAAGATCATCATCGAGGATACGCACACCTGCTACATGGGCGACCGCACCAACCGTCATGACTGGGGGTACGGCTGCGGCATCTGCCCGGCGTGCGAGCTGCGCGCGAAAGGCTGGATCGAATGGCAGTCTCAGCAGACCTGA
- a CDS encoding ParA family protein gives MSVTIAIANPKGGVGKTLTTMMLADGLALSYGARVLVLDMDPQAGATKALLGIDAEQELRERRIGLGAMLQAFARGRDIRLASHRVAASDLVELQDREKGFIDIVPSNHELLGDMADFERSAHRKRRRDRLDVQLAKALRAELNKFDDEYDAVLVDCPAGPGPLALAGIRLAHHILAPTSLETNAYSTLTDFLKFILADDLDLAAQVKVHPLITQYQATNSLQREMLQHIKEGLAHLNAISRPVPYTAALQNAAAHPGMGNLRTARQKYGNALPDVVALTKAVVERVSANS, from the coding sequence ATGAGCGTTACGATTGCGATCGCCAATCCGAAAGGCGGCGTCGGCAAGACGCTGACGACGATGATGCTGGCCGATGGGCTGGCGCTTTCCTACGGCGCTCGCGTGCTCGTACTCGACATGGATCCGCAGGCCGGGGCGACCAAGGCGCTGCTTGGCATCGACGCGGAGCAGGAACTACGCGAGAGGCGGATCGGCCTTGGCGCCATGCTTCAGGCCTTTGCGCGCGGACGCGATATCCGTCTTGCTTCGCATCGGGTGGCGGCGAGCGATCTCGTCGAGCTTCAGGACCGTGAAAAAGGTTTTATCGATATCGTGCCGTCGAACCATGAGCTGCTGGGCGACATGGCCGACTTCGAACGTTCTGCGCACCGGAAACGGCGGCGCGACCGCCTCGATGTGCAGCTTGCGAAAGCTCTGCGCGCAGAGTTGAATAAATTCGATGACGAATACGATGCCGTTCTGGTCGATTGTCCAGCGGGGCCAGGACCGCTCGCGCTGGCGGGCATCCGGCTGGCGCATCATATCCTGGCGCCGACGAGCCTTGAGACGAACGCCTATTCGACGCTGACGGACTTCCTGAAGTTCATTCTCGCGGACGATCTCGATCTTGCGGCGCAGGTCAAGGTGCATCCGCTGATTACGCAGTATCAGGCGACGAATTCTCTACAACGCGAGATGCTCCAGCACATCAAAGAAGGGCTGGCGCATCTCAACGCGATCTCCAGGCCGGTGCCTTATACGGCGGCTCTGCAAAACGCTGCCGCGCATCCGGGGATGGGCAACCTGCGGACGGCGCGGCAGAAATACGGCAACGCATTGCCAGATGTCGTGGCGCTGACGAAGGCGGTTGTCGAGCGCGTGAGCGCAAATAGCTGA
- a CDS encoding YbfB/YjiJ family MFS transporter, with protein sequence MARADALQASSPKITKAIICAFCTGLIGIGLARFAYTPLLPALVDAHWFAPAAAAYLGAANLAGYLAGAVLGRPISARLSSVAVLRAMMVLATAAFFACALPQGFLWFFVWRFAAGFAGGAMMVLAAPMVLAHVPPARRGLAGGMIFMGIGAGIAASGTVIPFLLQFGVQAAWIGLGVLSFVLTAIAWSGWPDGPGHVPTAPSGHIHPPRLGALRALYVEYALNAGGWVPHMIFLVDFVARGLGQGVKVGAEFWVAFGLSATAGPILAGHIADRIGFRSALRLAFSLQIFAIGLLVFDVTSTPWLFLSSIIIGAFVTGTVPLVLGRIHELLPHHPAEQKAAWSVATVAFALCQAAAAYGFSFIFAHSGGDYRILFVIGMIAMSLALVIDVGGTFREKAMR encoded by the coding sequence ATGGCGCGCGCTGATGCCTTGCAGGCATCCTCTCCAAAAATCACCAAAGCCATCATCTGCGCATTTTGTACCGGGCTCATCGGCATTGGGCTCGCGCGCTTCGCCTATACGCCGCTGCTGCCCGCGCTCGTCGATGCGCACTGGTTTGCGCCGGCCGCTGCCGCGTATCTCGGCGCGGCCAATCTCGCCGGCTACCTCGCTGGCGCCGTGCTCGGGAGGCCCATTTCCGCACGCCTTTCGAGCGTCGCGGTGTTGCGCGCCATGATGGTCCTGGCGACGGCCGCCTTTTTCGCGTGCGCGTTGCCGCAGGGCTTTCTGTGGTTTTTCGTATGGCGCTTTGCTGCGGGCTTTGCGGGCGGAGCGATGATGGTTCTCGCCGCTCCGATGGTGCTCGCGCACGTTCCGCCTGCGCGGCGCGGATTGGCGGGCGGGATGATCTTCATGGGGATCGGCGCCGGCATTGCGGCGTCGGGAACGGTCATTCCTTTCCTATTGCAGTTCGGAGTGCAGGCCGCATGGATCGGCCTTGGAGTGCTGTCGTTCGTGCTGACGGCTATTGCCTGGAGCGGCTGGCCGGATGGGCCGGGTCATGTGCCGACGGCCCCATCGGGGCATATTCATCCGCCGCGCCTCGGTGCACTCCGCGCGCTTTATGTCGAGTATGCGCTCAATGCGGGTGGGTGGGTGCCACACATGATTTTTCTCGTCGATTTCGTGGCGCGCGGATTAGGGCAAGGTGTGAAAGTCGGTGCGGAGTTCTGGGTCGCCTTCGGACTGAGCGCGACGGCCGGTCCGATTCTGGCTGGGCACATCGCGGACCGTATCGGATTTAGATCGGCGTTGCGCTTGGCGTTCAGCTTGCAGATCTTCGCAATCGGTCTGCTCGTGTTCGATGTGACCAGCACGCCCTGGCTGTTTCTGTCGAGCATCATCATTGGTGCGTTCGTGACCGGAACCGTGCCGCTGGTTCTCGGGCGCATTCACGAGCTTCTGCCGCATCATCCGGCCGAGCAGAAGGCGGCCTGGAGCGTTGCGACCGTGGCGTTTGCGCTATGCCAGGCTGCAGCCGCTTACGGATTTTCATTCATCTTCGCACATAGCGGCGGCGATTATCGCATTCTGTTTGTTATCGGCATGATTGCGATGTCACTGGCGCTCGTCATTGATGTCGGCGGGACTTTCCGGGAAAAGGCAATGCGCTAG
- a CDS encoding sensor domain-containing diguanylate cyclase yields the protein MNFVVTRWVTDLMRDSDIPTRSIDLLLSRRSDNGGLAGISHFDWPSSGLPPFQDWPTALSMAARLVAHASVPMALMVGREGHLVPNAAATVLFSEFTRGDFLGRPVEEVVGEGAKFYADVLSRVFTGESCSFHDQPMRLVRNGQWATRWFNLHFTPVADAQGQVLGVLAIASEVTSHVQCARKLRESEQRLKLALESSGMVGVWDFDVKTNISTADANVARMYGLSATGCVRGVDDGHFIRAIHSGDRARVEETLHTAIETRTSYRCKYRVLPHGGALRWVITSAKPVYDDRGDLVRMSGVVVDVTDQMETASALAQSRFQFETLTEALPQIVWSCDAEGRHDYFSARWSEFTGMLSHEISEDTWKMLVYPAHWDMVRKKWGDAIATGTPYDIDYRFRHHSGEYRWLRVMALPIRDDEGNITRWFGTSTDIHDSYLAAEERARLTKELERMATEDQLTEVLTRRAFINSASAAIAQASAHAAPVSLLMMDLDHFKSINDEYGHPCGDQVLAAAAKRIKACVKKQDLVGRLGGEEFAILLSGCGAREAKAVADRICGALEARPIAMENGLSVAVTVSVGATTRSAPDDDLASLLLVADKALYQAKAAGRNRSVFHESVADQA from the coding sequence ATGAATTTTGTCGTGACGCGGTGGGTCACTGATTTGATGCGCGACAGCGATATTCCAACGCGCAGTATTGATTTGCTTCTGTCTCGACGCTCCGACAACGGCGGCCTCGCCGGGATTTCGCATTTCGATTGGCCGTCGTCGGGGCTGCCGCCGTTTCAGGACTGGCCCACGGCATTGAGCATGGCCGCGCGGCTTGTGGCCCACGCGTCCGTACCCATGGCATTGATGGTCGGACGGGAAGGTCACCTCGTGCCGAATGCGGCGGCGACCGTGCTATTCAGCGAATTTACACGCGGTGATTTCCTCGGCCGGCCGGTCGAAGAGGTTGTCGGGGAAGGGGCGAAATTCTACGCCGACGTTCTATCGCGCGTGTTCACCGGCGAAAGCTGCAGCTTCCATGATCAGCCGATGCGTCTCGTGCGCAACGGCCAATGGGCGACGCGCTGGTTCAATCTGCATTTCACGCCGGTCGCCGATGCGCAGGGACAGGTGCTGGGCGTGCTTGCAATCGCGTCGGAGGTTACGAGCCATGTCCAATGCGCGCGCAAACTTCGGGAGTCGGAGCAGCGGCTGAAGCTTGCGCTTGAATCGTCCGGTATGGTCGGCGTCTGGGACTTCGACGTCAAAACGAATATCAGCACGGCCGACGCCAACGTGGCGCGAATGTATGGATTGTCCGCCACTGGCTGTGTCCGCGGTGTCGATGACGGGCATTTCATACGCGCGATCCATAGCGGTGACCGCGCGCGCGTAGAGGAGACGCTGCATACCGCCATCGAGACGCGGACCTCTTATCGCTGCAAGTATCGTGTCCTGCCGCATGGCGGAGCGCTGCGTTGGGTCATTACGTCGGCCAAGCCTGTCTACGACGACCGCGGCGACCTCGTGCGCATGTCCGGCGTCGTTGTCGATGTGACCGATCAGATGGAAACGGCGTCGGCGCTGGCGCAGAGCCGCTTTCAATTTGAAACCCTGACGGAAGCGCTGCCGCAAATCGTATGGAGCTGCGATGCCGAGGGACGGCACGATTATTTTTCAGCGCGCTGGAGCGAATTTACAGGGATGCTCTCACACGAAATCAGCGAAGATACCTGGAAGATGCTGGTCTATCCGGCGCACTGGGATATGGTCCGCAAGAAGTGGGGCGACGCGATTGCAACCGGCACGCCTTACGACATCGACTATCGGTTCCGTCATCATTCCGGAGAGTATCGGTGGCTTCGCGTCATGGCCTTGCCGATACGGGACGACGAGGGAAACATCACGCGATGGTTCGGCACGAGCACCGACATCCATGACTCCTACCTCGCGGCGGAGGAACGCGCCCGGCTCACAAAAGAGCTGGAGCGCATGGCGACGGAGGATCAGCTTACCGAGGTGTTGACCCGGCGCGCTTTCATCAATAGCGCCTCTGCCGCAATAGCGCAGGCCTCAGCACACGCCGCACCCGTCAGCCTGCTGATGATGGATCTCGATCACTTCAAGTCGATTAACGATGAGTATGGCCATCCGTGTGGCGACCAGGTGCTGGCCGCTGCGGCAAAGCGGATCAAGGCCTGCGTCAAGAAACAGGATCTCGTCGGCCGATTGGGTGGCGAGGAATTTGCCATTCTGCTCAGCGGTTGTGGGGCGCGTGAGGCGAAGGCCGTAGCAGACAGAATTTGCGGGGCGCTTGAGGCCAGGCCGATCGCAATGGAGAACGGTCTCAGCGTTGCCGTGACGGTCAGTGTGGGGGCGACGACGCGATCGGCGCCGGACGACGATTTGGCGTCGCTACTTCTCGTTGCCGACAAGGCGCTCTATCAGGCGAAAGCGGCGGGTCGTAATCGCTCGGTCTTTCACGAGAGCGTAGCCGACCAAGCCTAA
- a CDS encoding DUF1772 domain-containing protein: protein MMQTIVTALLWFSAIGCAVMGGVYFAFSAFIMAALGRIDHAAGIAAMNAINTDILKSLFMPLFFGTSVASLALAVLALWHWGNEGAAPMFAGGVIYVVGMFIVTIVFNVPLNDALSAADPMTASSGGVWKRYVSDWTIWNHVRTAASIAASTLFIFALMAWNARSV from the coding sequence ATGATGCAGACGATCGTGACAGCGCTGCTCTGGTTTTCCGCCATTGGGTGCGCCGTGATGGGCGGCGTTTACTTCGCGTTTTCTGCATTCATCATGGCGGCGTTAGGCCGGATCGACCATGCAGCGGGGATTGCTGCGATGAATGCCATCAACACGGACATTTTAAAATCGCTGTTCATGCCGCTGTTCTTCGGCACTTCGGTCGCCAGTTTGGCGTTAGCGGTTCTGGCGTTGTGGCATTGGGGAAACGAGGGCGCCGCTCCGATGTTCGCGGGCGGCGTGATCTATGTCGTCGGCATGTTCATTGTTACAATTGTCTTCAATGTACCGCTAAACGACGCTTTGTCGGCTGCAGATCCGATGACGGCATCGTCAGGGGGCGTTTGGAAGCGGTACGTGTCCGATTGGACGATATGGAACCACGTCCGTACCGCTGCCTCGATTGCAGCGAGCACGCTGTTCATTTTCGCCCTGATGGCGTGGAATGCGCGTTCGGTCTAA
- the eno gene encoding phosphopyruvate hydratase, which translates to MTAIVDIIAREILDSRGNPTVEVDVVLEDGSEGRAAVPSGASTGAHEAIELRDGDKARYQGKGVQKAVDAVNGEIFDALSGMDAEDQRGIDAALIQLDGTDNKSRLGANAILGVSLAVAKAASIANNLALYRYVGGVNAHILPVPMMNIINGGAHADNPIDIQEFMIMPVAAETCADAIRMGSEIFQTLKKNLHDAGLSTSVGDEGGFAPNLKSADEALGFITKAIEKAGYKPGDDVMLALDCASTEYFKGGKYELAGEGKALDSAANAKYLEDLVNRFPIISIEDGMAEDDWAGWKILTDLLGNRVQLVGDDLFVTNTKRLAEGIAKGTANSILVKVNQIGSLSETLDAVSMAQRAGYTAVMSHRSGETEDSTIADLAVATNCGQIKTGSLSRSDRLAKYNQLIRIEEELGDVAVYAGRSVIKRASA; encoded by the coding sequence ATGACCGCCATCGTTGACATCATTGCCCGCGAAATTCTCGACAGCCGTGGCAATCCGACAGTCGAAGTGGATGTGGTGCTGGAAGACGGCTCGGAGGGACGCGCAGCGGTGCCATCGGGCGCTTCGACGGGCGCGCATGAAGCCATCGAGCTGCGCGACGGGGACAAGGCGCGCTATCAGGGCAAGGGTGTGCAGAAGGCGGTCGATGCGGTCAACGGCGAGATCTTCGACGCGCTGTCGGGTATGGACGCGGAAGATCAGCGCGGCATCGACGCGGCACTGATCCAGCTCGACGGTACGGATAACAAGAGCCGTCTCGGCGCCAACGCGATCCTCGGCGTTTCGCTGGCCGTCGCCAAGGCTGCGTCGATTGCGAACAACCTGGCGCTCTATCGCTATGTCGGCGGTGTCAATGCGCACATCCTGCCGGTGCCGATGATGAACATCATCAACGGCGGCGCACATGCCGATAACCCGATCGACATTCAGGAATTCATGATCATGCCGGTGGCAGCGGAGACCTGCGCCGATGCGATCCGGATGGGTTCGGAAATTTTTCAGACGCTGAAGAAGAACCTGCATGACGCCGGCCTCAGCACATCGGTTGGCGATGAAGGTGGGTTCGCGCCAAACCTCAAAAGCGCTGACGAAGCGCTCGGCTTCATAACGAAGGCGATCGAGAAGGCAGGATACAAGCCGGGCGACGACGTGATGCTTGCGCTCGATTGCGCTTCGACCGAATATTTCAAGGGCGGCAAGTATGAGCTTGCCGGCGAGGGCAAGGCGCTCGACAGCGCGGCGAACGCCAAATACCTCGAAGATCTCGTCAACCGTTTCCCGATTATCTCGATCGAAGACGGCATGGCAGAAGATGATTGGGCCGGGTGGAAGATCCTGACGGATCTTCTTGGCAATCGCGTGCAGCTCGTTGGCGACGATCTCTTCGTGACGAACACGAAACGGCTTGCGGAAGGCATCGCGAAGGGAACGGCCAACTCGATCCTCGTGAAGGTCAACCAGATCGGCTCGCTCTCAGAAACGCTCGACGCCGTCAGCATGGCGCAGCGCGCGGGTTATACCGCCGTCATGTCGCATCGCTCCGGCGAGACCGAAGATTCGACGATTGCGGATCTCGCGGTGGCGACGAATTGCGGTCAGATCAAGACGGGATCGCTGTCGCGTTCGGATCGTTTGGCAAAGTACAACCAGCTCATCCGCATCGAAGAAGAGCTTGGCGATGTCGCCGTTTATGCTGGACGATCAGTAATTAAACGTGCCTCAGCATAA
- a CDS encoding DUF1810 domain-containing protein, whose product MQDLRDPFDLERFVSAQAHTYERVVSELTAGKKQSHWMWYTFPQMRGLGSSAMSEKYGIGSYEEALAYVCHPVLGPRLAQMTALILEHRYDSLLQILGNPDNLKFHSSMTLFAAVTGHESIYARALFTFCNGPDPKTMEFLSKSRKLD is encoded by the coding sequence ATGCAAGACCTTCGCGATCCATTCGACCTCGAACGTTTCGTCAGTGCTCAGGCGCACACCTACGAGCGCGTCGTCAGCGAATTGACGGCCGGCAAGAAGCAATCCCATTGGATGTGGTACACGTTTCCGCAGATGCGCGGATTAGGCTCCAGCGCCATGTCGGAGAAATATGGCATTGGCAGCTACGAGGAAGCGCTCGCCTATGTCTGTCACCCGGTGCTCGGTCCGCGACTTGCACAAATGACGGCGCTGATCCTCGAACACCGATACGATTCGCTCCTCCAGATTCTCGGCAATCCGGACAATCTGAAATTCCATTCCTCGATGACGCTCTTCGCCGCCGTCACTGGACACGAAAGCATTTACGCGCGGGCACTGTTCACGTTTTGCAATGGTCCCGACCCAAAGACGATGGAGTTCCTCTCAAAATCGCGCAAGCTCGACTGA
- the cysC gene encoding adenylyl-sulfate kinase produces the protein MRKIGMESLRGDRALNLLWQDTAVCKDDRADAKGQKACCLWFTGLSGAGKTTIANLLDQTLHASGQHTFVLDGDRCRTGLCSDLDFTEAGRAENVRRIAEVAKLMVDAGLIVIVSLISPLLSHRETARKIFDNGEFLEVFVNTPLTVCEQRDAKGLYKKARQGLIPQFTGVSAPYEPPLNAEIELNGRAHPEELVVAIRSKLEELGALEGPYG, from the coding sequence ATGAGAAAAATCGGCATGGAAAGTTTGCGCGGAGATCGCGCTTTGAATCTGCTTTGGCAGGATACAGCCGTCTGCAAAGACGATCGGGCCGACGCTAAGGGGCAGAAAGCCTGTTGCTTGTGGTTCACCGGGCTTTCCGGCGCAGGCAAAACGACGATCGCCAATCTTCTCGACCAGACCTTGCATGCCTCCGGCCAGCACACGTTCGTGCTTGACGGCGACCGCTGCCGTACCGGCCTCTGCAGCGACCTCGATTTCACCGAAGCGGGACGCGCCGAAAATGTTCGCCGCATCGCCGAAGTCGCCAAGTTGATGGTCGACGCCGGACTGATCGTCATTGTGTCGCTGATCTCGCCGCTCCTTTCTCACCGGGAAACGGCACGAAAGATCTTCGATAACGGCGAATTTCTTGAGGTCTTCGTCAACACGCCCCTCACCGTCTGCGAGCAGCGGGACGCCAAGGGACTCTATAAGAAGGCGCGGCAGGGCCTCATTCCGCAGTTCACTGGCGTCTCAGCACCTTACGAGCCGCCGCTGAATGCCGAAATCGAGCTGAACGGCCGCGCGCATCCCGAGGAACTCGTGGTCGCGATCCGTTCCAAGCTCGAAGAATTGGGCGCCCTGGAAGGCCCTTACGGCTGA